A window from Sebastes fasciatus isolate fSebFas1 chromosome 22, fSebFas1.pri, whole genome shotgun sequence encodes these proteins:
- the LOC141760407 gene encoding PC-esterase domain-containing protein 1A-like isoform X4, which produces MSFEQDCLVEGGCLGEMHNGTEYREVRQFQSDHHLVRFYFVTRVFSSYVQRILEDFRKGLKPDVIIINSCVWDISRYNSSWHDTYKENLHKFFDDLKGIVPEETLVIWNLTMPLGERITGGFLVPEIKDKAPHLRYDVIEANFYSGILADAYGMDVLDLHFQFRFSLQHRTTDGVHWNAVAHRRITSLLLEHSAQAWGVVMPCALTAVERHPSRGHYNGYREEFLSDAPAYGYLSFENNQRPYNMPPPRLRNEHTEDSAQKPAKENVSKPAGRHRVQRFYNCHPPPPPYYFPHMVRHPSRGRYNGYREAFFGDAVAYGYLNFENQRPCHMPPPHFRNGFDYRPPYDERHQRNVMRSRHARPHYAPYTHHRPHQYGRRGSYYYY; this is translated from the exons ATGAGTTTCGAGCAGGACTGCCTGGTGGAAGGAGGTTGTCTTGGTGAAATGCACAACGGAACAGAGTACCGGGAGGTTCGTCAGTTTCAGTCCGACCACCATCTGGTCCGCTTCTACTTCGTGACGCGCGTATTCTCCTCCTATGTGCAGCGCATCCTGGAAGACTTCCGCAAAGGATTGAAACCAGATGTAATAATTATCAACTCCTGCGTGTGGGATATTTCAAG atataaTTCCAGTTGGCATGATACCTACAAGGAGAACCTGCATAAGTTCTTTGATGATCTGAAGGGTATTGTGCCAGAGGAAACCCTGGTCATATGGAACCTCACCATGCCCTTAGGAGAGAGGATCACAGGTGGTTTCCTGGTGCCCGAG ATTAAGGACAAGGCTCCTCACCTGCGTTACGATGTGATCGAAGCCAACTTCTACAGCGGGATTCTGGCTGACGCCTACGGGATGGATGTGCTGGACCTCCACTTCCAGTTCCGCTTCTCCCTGCAGCATCGTACGACGGACGGAGTCCACTGGAACGCCGTTGCCCACCGCAGGATAACCTCTCTGCTGTTGGAGCACTCTGCACAGGCCTGGGGTGTTGTTATGCCCTGTGCACTGACTGCTGTTG AGCGACACCCATCAAGGGGACATTACAACGGCTACAGGGAGGAGTTCCTCAGCGATGCTCCGGCTTATGGTTACCTGAGTTTTGAGAACAACCAACGGCCATATAACATGCCACCGCCCCGCCTCAGAAATG AGCATACTGAGGATTCAGCTCAGAAGCCAGCCAAAGAAAATGTTTCCAAACCTGCAG GAAGGCATCGAGTACAGCGTTTCTATAACTgccacccccctcctcctccctactATTTTCCCCACATGG TGCGACACCCATCAAGGGGACGTTACAACGGCTACAGGGAGGCGTTCTTCGGCGATGCTGTGGCTTATGGTTACTTGAATTTTGAGAACCAACGGCCATGTCACATGCCACCGCCCCACTTCAGAAACG GTTTCGACTACAGGCCTCCCTACGACGAGCGCCATCAACGGAACGTGATGAGGAGCCGACACGCCAGACCCCACTACGCTCCGTACACCCACCACAGACCCCATCAATACGGCCGTCGTGgcagctactactactactga